AGGACATCGCAGTGGCGGTCATTTCTGAAGATGTCCTCCAGATCGCTCTCCATGTTCAGCTCCGCGGCCAGCGGCTCCGCGGCGGCCCGGTTCAGCAGgtccctctccatctccagcCGCCACTTCCGGGGGAGGAAGGCGTTGCAGAAAGCGCTCTGCCGCTCCACCAGCCCGGCCTCAAACTCGCTCAGCACCGCCGCGGCGCTAGCCTGCCGCTCGCTCTCCCGTCCCAGCGCGTCCTCGAGGAGGACGGCTGCCGCGCCGCGCTGCGCCACCcgctgcttctcctcctccagcgcctGGCGCTCCTCCTGTAGCCGCTTGCGCTCCTCCAGGAGCTGCTGGCCCTGGGAGTGGACCGCCTGCCTGTAGCCCTGCGCGCGCTGCCGCTCCTTCTCCAGATCCAGCTCCACGCGGGCCGCTGCCCGACGGCTCTCCGTCATGGCCTGCCTGTACTTCCGCTCCAGCCTGTTGGACACGGCCGTCAGATCTCGGGCGTACCCAGCTTTCACCTCCCCAATCTCCCTCTTTGACTCTCTGGTCCAGATCCAGTCTGCAGAAAACAGCACAAGTTCAGCAGACAGGCCACATGTATGACTAGAAGAAGAGAGTCAGACACCAGTCCTGGAGAAGTGTCAGCTAGTTTTTGGTGCATTTCCACACTTAAGTGACACATTTAAATCAACGGTTGGCTAAAAAGCCAAAcgccttgtttccaaggcctaaatcgGTCACTGAATGACCGGAAATCAAATATACCCACAGACACCGTGGAATTTCACACCGCTGGCCTAAAAGAGCTCTCAGGCTTCCCCCTGCAATACGGGATTGCATACGTTACATTTATAGTTTTGGACACTGTTGTGAAAGTCCTCATGGCGATGTAATGCTTACGAAAGGCTGCCAGGCCAAGCACGGGCACAAGAAGAGCATAATTCCACTTGTTGCTGTCCCCGTCTCCTCGCCGGTCTGGTCCGAAGTTCCATCCTGGGGGGTCATTCAAGTTGTTCATAGAGAGAAGCCCTAGAGCAAGAATATTTTTGAGTGCATTTATGTCCCGAATTAAAGCAGCATTTTCAACCTTATACaatcacactgaatggtttacACAAGACCACCCATAATGTCACAAAAATTAAGGGAATATTCTGTGACCAGTCAGCTAGCGCATAACGTCTGTTATAAACACCTATCATTACAACTTCTAATAAGTAATCATTAACGGTGGGATAGCTAACTATGCCACTCCTCTAACAGGAAACTGGTACGGTGGCCTATAGTAGACAGATACCTACAGCTAACTCGGTTACATTGGCGTCCTCTGTAATCTtagaaaatgttaattattttgcaACGGTTTACACAGGAAATACAGGTTTGCAAGCAGATCGGGGTTAGTCTATATCAGGCTAAGCGTTCACCAATCTAGCTAACCATTACCCCAAGGCCCAGTCTTTGTATTCAGCTTGCAGCGACTCACATGCAGCTTCTAGTGTCCAGTCCTGGTCGACACTCGGCAGATAATTTCTAATGTGATTTTTATACAAATATAACCCAGGTGCTCAATAAGACAGTCAAGTTCTCGCTCACGTTTGTGATTCAATCGCAACTATGACTCCCTTTTTGAAATGTCATATTTGACGTTATACAACCAAGGCTTCACAAGCTTTAATGGACCCGACATCGCACATTTCGCTTAACGTTTCTATCGAAAACGCAGAAGCCTACCGTATTATCTTTCAAGTGATATAACGTGTTACAGATCGAAAAAACAGCGTAAGAGTTGCTTTCGGCTGAGGCTCGTTGTAAACGGAATGGTCAAGCAACTTGTAAGAAAGGTTGCAGTAAAGTTACTACTAATGTTGCAGCCATAGACAaacatatttaactagacaggaaGGCACGCCTTCTTGTGAAGATTGAGAAGCCCCGGATGTAAGCCTGTACTGCGCATGCTGAGGGCAGAACATTGAATATCATTCCATTAAAGTGGAGGAATTCCATGGGGAAtttcagacttttgaaggcGAAATAGAAATTCGAAACTCGATTAACGGACGTTACGTTTCATAGCagattgtgaaaatatgtaggcctaatgtgtattttttaaataaatattttcgcAAGACTGAATATAAACtgtgttagagttgaattaacactggacattttactaaGTAAAATATCAGGTCTGAAAattgaagaaaataataataataataataaaattctcAAATAAATGACTGATCCTTCCACTAATCCTTTACAGCCCTTAAACATAACCCAAATCTCCCCATCCCTAAAGCACTGTTTTccaaactctaaccctaatTCTAACCAAAAACCCTCCTAGCCAAGGAGTCACCTTTATTGTGTGACTTTTATATTAAGATAGTGAAACACAATATATCATCAATTCAACAAAGGAATAAAAGGAATTGTGTTTgatgtaattttttgtttttcactgaaaaaatatctACATCCATAGTGTTACTTcccaaaagtgaaaaaaatgggaCCATCCaaaatgcatgtacagtatgtgatttaGAAAGACTCATCCCACCATGGATAGGCCTTCTAAtcaattgtgttttaatttaatcaaaaagttttaattaaactggTTACACCCAGTAGCCACAAGATTAAACATGCTGTTGTTTTGAATTCCTTAGTATCTGCTCTTGGTAGTCAATGTACTTTAGCATTCACTTTGAGTACTCATGACAAAAAGAACCGTTCTGAAACACTGAAAGAATGTCATGCTAGACAAGTGAGCACTGATACACATCGGTGTTGTTGGCTCAGTGTTTTCTCCATAAATCTACCCACGAGAATTCCAGATGCACTGTGATGCCTGGCAAGTCTTAACAGGTAGTCTAAAGGGATCTTACCTACCCAGGAAGAAACAAGGGATCAGAGTTAACCAAGGACTGCAGATCTGAAGCTCTCCTGCAGTAGGTAAGACTTTACGAGCTCATTATATGACTGTTTCTAATTTTGTTAAACTTTGTGCAATACAAACAAAGCTTATCAAAGTGAATCAATGAGATATTTTGCACTGGACTTACACTGAGTgtttgttcagaaaaaaaacagctgaagtgtctcgtaatgtaatataaatttattttaatacgcCTGATGGTTGTTTAATTAATGTCCGACTTTGGTGGGGGCTCCAGGGGGCTGGAGTCTTCCTCTCTTCGTAGCTTGCGACACAGTGTGTGTTACTGCTTCTGCGACCTCTGGCCCTGTGTTTCCTAATGGATGTCCTTCTGAAAACCGTCCTCCTGCTGTGGGCTCTTCGGGTCTCTGCCCAGGACCCTGAGTATGAAAACCTCGTCATTCAGCCTGCAAACAGCAAGGGTGAGGGCTAGTCTGAATTCAGGGATGTAAACGATGTCACCAGAAAATGCATATTGGACAACGAAGAGATGGTTATACAAATATTAATTGTAGGTAATGCCATTTATTGAATGTGGCTTTAACATGGCAGTGACCGCTTCTGCCCCTCACCTAGTTTTATTATCACTTAGTCAGAGATGAAGAGATTACGTTTGTCATTTGATCATGGACAGATCTATGATCAACACTATTTTAATCACCAAAATAGAGAATGAATAAACTGTGACCTTGATGAAATCGTGTAACTGTATACTTCTATAAAGACATTTTAGCAAGCATACATTTCTTTATTGAATTCTGTGGTTTAGATCAAAGTTATGATGTTGtgtaagaatttaaaaaattgtttaacaGTGTATGCGATTCATTCTATGATCTCTATTTCAGTTTGTATCTTAATTTACCTCGTAATAGATCATGTGCagtttgaaatatatttaaacctTACAATTACTATACCAAACATGTGGGGTTTCACTTGTACCCACACACTAATGAAGATTGAAatgtctttttatgtaattcaggggtccccccacccctggtcctggaggacaGCAtgatctgctggttttctcaGCATTTAATTGACTAAATAAAGTTGATATAATCCTCGCTTCATGGGTGAAAtggtttaaggtgaaaacaaaacccaaCAATCAGCAAGCAAATCCCTTGGTCCAGGAGACCCTATCAATCATTAGGATCTGAGTTGGTGACCTCCGGTCTAATGGATGCCCAATTTTGACTCTTCTTTGTGCCACCCAGATGACCGAGACTGCCCCATCAATGTGTACTTTGCCATCAACACATCGGAGAGTGTGGCACTGAGGGAGTACCCATGGGGGAGCCCGGTGGAGGAGCTGAAAAGATTCCTCAAGATATTTGTGGAGAAGCTGGAGGGTACCACTTTGAGGTCCAGCAAGGTTCAGTGGGCCTACGGTGGGCTGCACTTTTCTGACCGCATGGAGATCTTCAGCCGGGTCACCAGCGAGGCCTCTGTCTTTCTGGCCAGGGCCAAAGCTATCAGGTACATTGGCCGTGGAACCTTCATTGACTGCAGAACATGACGGAGCAGATGAGCCATGTTTCTCCAGGGAAGCTGCAGTTCGCCGTGGTTCTGACTGATGGGCACGTGACTGGCAGCCCGTGTGGTGGAGTCCAGCAGGCTGCTGAGGCCGCAGGCATGAATATCTTTGTGGTGGCTACGGGCCAGAACACCGCGGAGAGTGAGCTGAGGCAGATTGCCAGCTCCCCCGTGCAGCTCTACCGGAAGGACTACCTAGCGTTTCCGAGACCCAGCCAGGATGCAGCTGTCCAAATGATAACTGACACCATGGCAAGTCCAACCACAGGGCTGTTCCCATTGGAAGGTTAAGGGGTGCGCTCTATCACAGATCATAAAGAATACTGTTTAGCATTGTTAAAGTAGGGTCATCTGAAATTGCATCCCACTGAAACTGTGCAAccaattttaatatttgttcaaTAAGTTCTGAACATCATAGTTTATCTCCTGAGTGGTTGAGTGAGTAAAGCTATTTACTGTGACTCCGGACTGAGCCTTATTTCTAAGCCATTGCAGATCGAGCTTGGGCTGTGTCGTTAGCTAACTATGATTGGGGGTCTACACTTACTGCCCTTACTGCTGAATAAATGTCCCCTAACTACTCACCAGGTACCTCCAGATCACTAACTGTCTTGAGAGATGTATCTCTCCTCTGATCAG
This window of the Anguilla anguilla isolate fAngAng1 chromosome 1, fAngAng1.pri, whole genome shotgun sequence genome carries:
- the ccdc127a gene encoding coiled-coil domain-containing protein 127a, whose product is MNNLNDPPGWNFGPDRRGDGDSNKWNYALLVPVLGLAAFHWIWTRESKREIGEVKAGYARDLTAVSNRLERKYRQAMTESRRAAARVELDLEKERQRAQGYRQAVHSQGQQLLEERKRLQEERQALEEEKQRVAQRGAAAVLLEDALGRESERQASAAAVLSEFEAGLVERQSAFCNAFLPRKWRLEMERDLLNRAAAEPLAAELNMESDLEDIFRNDRHCDVLTGDKRKNGSLMWLYLRFWKLQVTLQKHKRAQESLLGVKPNQK